The segment AGGGCGGTGAGCCCCATGGCCGCGTTGATGACGAAAAAGGGGAACAGGGGAATCAGGCGCAAGGTGAACAGGTAAAACGCGCCTTCCTTGGCGATGCCGGCGTCGATGGCGGCGAGCCGGCCGCCGATGCGCCGCGTGATGGCGTCGCGAAAAAGGAACCGGGCCAGGGCGCAGGCGATGGTCGCCCCGATGGTGCTGGCAAAGGAGACCACGATCAGGGTGGTCCAGAAGCCGAACAGCGCCCCGCCGGCCAGGGTCAGCACCGTGGCCCCGGGCAGGCTTAAGGCCGCGACCAGGACGTATATCCCGAAATAGGCGGCCAGAAACCGGGCCGGGGCGGCGGCGTAGGCCGTTTCCAGGGCCTCCCGGGAGGCTTTCAGGTGGTCCAGGGTCAGATACCGCTCGAGGCCCAGGCCGAAAAAGACGGCGACGGCGGCGGCGACCAGGATCAGGACAAGGATTTTGCCGGCTGTTTTGGCGCTCATGCGGCCTGCTCCGGATAGCGGGCGACGTAGGCGTCCACGTCGAATTTGCGGCGGCAGCCGCGTTCGTTCATGTAGCGCACCTGGCCGTAGACGGGGCGGTTCGCCCAGGGCCGGTCGTGCAGGCCGCCGACGGACCACAGCACTCCGACCACGCCGTTGGGGTCGCGTCCGTCCAGGGCGAAGCGGTCGTTTAAAAAAAGCGCCGTTTCCAGGGCCTCCCGGGGTGATCCCGACCATTCCAGGATCTTTTTGGCCCAGTACATGCGCATATAGCCGTGGATGCGGCCCTCGCGCGAAAGCTGCCGCTGGGCCGCGTTCCAAAGCGCGCTGTGCGTTGTGGCGGCTGCGAAGGTCTCGCGGTCGTAGAGGTACGGCCGGGAATCGGCGGCATGGGCGGCCAGGGTTTTTCGGGCCCACTCGGGCAGGGCCTCGAAGCTGTCGTATTCGGGTTCGTACAAGCAGAAGTTGTCGGCCAGTTCCCGGCGCACGACAAGTTCCTCCAAAAACGCGTCAGCGCCTTCCTTGGCGCGCGAACGGGCCTCCAGCGTGGCCAGGGCCGCCCGCTGGGGCGCGAGCTGGCCGAAGTGGAAATACGGCGACAGGCCGGAGGTGGCCCCGGCATTGGGGTCGTTGCGGCGCGCGGCGTAGCCCTCCAGGCGGTCGCGGAGGAAATCGTCCAGGACCTGTGTCGCGGCCGCGCTCCCGGGGACGATGCCCGTAACCGGCGGCACGGACGGGTCGGCCTGGACAAAATCGGCGGCCGCCCGCCAGTCGACGGGCGCGAAGCCATCCAGGTTGGCGGCCGGGAATGTCGGCAGATCGGGGAACGGTTTCAAAAATTCGGGCAACAGGCGATGGATTTTCGGGCGCAGGGTGGCGGCGGCGTATTCGCGTTTTTGCGAGGCGAGGAAGCAGGGCGCCACGTTGTGGGCGTCGACCTCGACGAGGGCGCCGGGAGAGGCGACGGCGACGGCCGCTTTCCACACGCGTTTGACGCGAAGCGGATCGAAATCCGTCACGCAAACGCCGGCATCCACGCTGTGCAAAAAGGCCGGCACCGTAAAGCCGGGCTCACCCGTGAGCACGGCCAGCGGGATGCTATGGGCGCGCAGCGCCGCCTCGGTTTCGGCCAGCCCCGCCAGCATAAAGGCGTACTGGCGGCGGGTCGCGCCGGGATAGGCGGGTGCCAGGGCGAAAACCACGACAAGCGGCGCGCCGGATTCCCCGGCCAGGGACGCGGCGTGGAGCAGGGCCCAGTTGTCGGCGGCGCGCTGGTCGCGGCTCATCCAATAGACCACTGACCCGGAACGCGGAGGTGGGCCTGCCAGGGAACGGATGCGGGCGGGATGGACCTGCATATTCCTCTTGTAGGCCGTCGGACGGATCAAGGCAAGCCGGCGGGCGAAAGTCGATCGGACCTTGCTCCGTGACCGGTTTTTGCCATAGGATCGAAAATCCACGTCCGTCCGTCGCCCAGGGAGTGCCGACGGGCGGCCTCATCGCAACCGGAGGTCATTTCACCATGGATAACGGCATGCTGCATGTGGCCGTGGCCGCTTTGGTCATGGCGCTGATCCTTCTCGTCCCCGCCGGCGCGCGGGCCTGCACCCGGGCCGTGTTCCTCGGCAAGGACGGCATGGTCATCACCGGCCGGTCCATGGACTGGTCGGAGGATATCAAATCCAATCTCTGGGTCTTTCCCCGGGGCATGGCCCGGGACGGCGCGGCCGGACCGGACTCCGTGACCTGGACCTCGAAGTACGGCAGCGTCGTGGCCTCGGGCTACGATGTCGGCACGGCCGACGGCCTGAACGAAAAGGGGCTGGCGGCCAATCTGCTCTATCTGGCCGAGTCGGAGTACGGCACGCCCGCCCAGGGGAAAAAGCTCCTCAACATCGGGGTCTGGGCCCAGTACGTGCTGGATAATTTCGCCACCGTGGCCGAGGCGGTAAAAGCGCTGGCTCCGGAGCCTTTCGTCATCGTGGCTCCGGCGCTGCCGAACGGCAAGGCGTCCACCCTGCACCTGTCGCTCTCGGACGCGAGCGGCGATTCGGCCGTCTTCGAATACGTCGGCGGCAAGCTCGTCATTCATCACGGCCGGCAGTATCAGGTGATGACCAATTCCCCGACCTTCGACCAGCAACTGGCGCTCAATGCCTACTGGAACACCGTGGGCGGCCGGGCCTTCCTGCCGGGCACGGCGCGGGCGGCGGACCGTTTCGTGCGCGCGTCCTATTTTCTTGGGCTTTTGCCCCAGACCGCCGATGCCCGGGAGGCCCTGGCCGGGATCGTCGGCGTCTTGCGCACCGTGTCCGTGCCGCTCGGCGTCTCGGAGCCGGGACAGCCCAACATCTCCCCCACCCGCTGGCGCACCTTCAGCGACCAGAAGGACCTGATCTACTTCTTCGACAGCGCCACCAGCCCCTCGCTTTTCTGGGTCAAGCTGACGGATCTCGATTTCACCAAGGGCGCGCCGGTCAGGAAGCTGACCCTGACGGGCGGGGAAATCTACTCCGGGAACGCGGCGGACAAGTTCGCCGCCTCCGCCCCCTTCGTCTTTCTGCCGTACACGCCCGGGCAATAGCTTGGAAAAGGAACCGGGGGGAAACCTTTCTGCGGAAAGGTTCTCCCCCCGGACCCCCTTTCCAAAGACTCCCAGTAGTTACAGGGTAGTGTCGTCACACAACCCGTAACCGTCAGAAGTTTTGGGGAGGGGAGAGCGCGAGAGGGGAACCCTTTTTTCAAAAAGGGTTCCCCTCTCGCACTTTTTTCCTATTCTTTCCCTTCCTACCCTTTCTTGACTTCATCCCACAGGGCGTTTTTGGCGGTCATGTCCAGGCTGTCGAGGTCGAGGCCACGCGTTTTGGCCAGGGCTTCCATGGCGTTGTAGCGCGCGAGGAACTTGTTGTTGGCCACGTCCAGGCAGCTGTTGGCCTTGAGTCCCAGCCGGCGGCCGTATTCGGCCAGGGAGAAGAGGTAGTCGCCAAATTCCTCGGCCATGGCCTCGGCGTCGCCCGAGGCCACGGCGGCGTCGAGTTCGGCTTTTTCCGCGTCCAGGCTTTGGCGCATGGCCGCGTCGGATTCCCAGGTGAACCCGGCCCGGGCGGCCTTGGAGTGGATGCGGTAGGCTTTGAGCAGCGGCGGCAGGCCCTTGGGCAGGGTGGCGAAAAGGCCTTGGTGGTCCTTGTCTTTTTCGGCGCGCTTGATGCGTTCCCAGTTTTTGAGCAGTTCGTCGCGGGTTTCCACCTTCACGTCGCCGAAGACGTGGGGATGGCGGCGCACCATCTTGTCCGAGGCCACGGTCAGGGCGTCGGCCAGGGTGAAGTCGCCGTGCTTGGCGGCCAGGGTGGCGATGAAAAGGAGCAGGAACATGACGTCGCCGAGTTCCTCGGCCATGCCGGCCGGGTCGTCGGAGCGGATGCAGTCCACCAGTTCGAACGCTTCCTCGATGACGTAATCGCACAGGCTGCGGGGGGTCTGGGTCTTGTCCCAGGGGCAGCCGTCAGGAGCGAGCAGGGCGTCGAGCACGCCTTGCAAGCGGGCCAGGGCATCGGCCGGGGTGTTTGCACTCATGATTTCTTCTCTGTTGCTGCGGCGTGCTGGGCCGCTTTGGCATGGGATGGCGTCTTGGCCGCCGCTTCCCGCGACGGCGTGTCGGCCTTTTTATGCCGCGACGTTTTCTTTTCCGTGTCGGCGGCTTTCTTCTCGGGCTTGGGTTTTTCCTCCCGCTTTTTCTCGGGAGGCGCTTTCGGCTTTTCGGCGGGCTTTTTTTCGGGTTCGGCTTGTTTTTTCGCGGTCGGGGCCTTGTCCGATTCGGCCGCCTTTTTCACGACGGCGGCGGCCGGCTCCTTTTTGCCGAGCTTGCGCAACTTGTCGTTGAGGTCCGGCGGGATGTAGCGGGCGAGCTTGACGCTGACCCGTTCCAAGAGAGGCACAAGGATCGAGCCCTTGAGAAAATCCGGGTGCGGCGTGGCCAGGTGGATGAGGAAAAGCAGCACCGCGGTCAGCACCACGCCCTTGGCCAGGCCGAAGGCGCCGCCGAAAAGCCTGTCCGCCCACTGGGTGGTGGTCACCTTGACCATGCCGGAGACGGCCAACGCCAGGAACCAGACGCCGAGCAGGGTGGCGGTGAAAAGGATGATGTAGGCGGCGGTGCCGGCGTAATTGCCGGAGATGAAACCGGTCAGGTGCGGGGCCAGTTCCTTGTGGTAGGCGCCGGCGCAGTAAAAGCCCAGCACGATGGCGGCCAGCGACCCGGCCTCCTTGACCAGCCCACGCATATAGCCCCGGATACTGAAAAAGAGCCAGATGATGGCCAAAAGCAGGTCGGCGATATTGAGCGTCGGCATGAAATTCCGGGAGGTTGGCTGTTGCCGCGCCACCTTGCGCTCCCGCCTCTTAGCAAATGCCCCCCTAAAAACCAAGCGCGCCGGCAAGGGGCGTCCCGTGCGCTTGTCCGGGCAGCCCGAAGCGGGTAGAAAG is part of the Solidesulfovibrio fructosivorans JJ] genome and harbors:
- a CDS encoding CvpA family protein — encoded protein: MPTLNIADLLLAIIWLFFSIRGYMRGLVKEAGSLAAIVLGFYCAGAYHKELAPHLTGFISGNYAGTAAYIILFTATLLGVWFLALAVSGMVKVTTTQWADRLFGGAFGLAKGVVLTAVLLFLIHLATPHPDFLKGSILVPLLERVSVKLARYIPPDLNDKLRKLGKKEPAAAVVKKAAESDKAPTAKKQAEPEKKPAEKPKAPPEKKREEKPKPEKKAADTEKKTSRHKKADTPSREAAAKTPSHAKAAQHAAATEKKS
- a CDS encoding TVP38/TMEM64 family protein; its protein translation is MSAKTAGKILVLILVAAAVAVFFGLGLERYLTLDHLKASREALETAYAAAPARFLAAYFGIYVLVAALSLPGATVLTLAGGALFGFWTTLIVVSFASTIGATIACALARFLFRDAITRRIGGRLAAIDAGIAKEGAFYLFTLRLIPLFPFFVINAAMGLTALPLRTFYVVSQLGMLPGTAVYVNAGTQLGKLTSLSGILSPTLLVSFALLGIFPLAARKAVAFARARRAQTARKGATTPGETP
- a CDS encoding deoxyribodipyrimidine photo-lyase gives rise to the protein MQVHPARIRSLAGPPPRSGSVVYWMSRDQRAADNWALLHAASLAGESGAPLVVVFALAPAYPGATRRQYAFMLAGLAETEAALRAHSIPLAVLTGEPGFTVPAFLHSVDAGVCVTDFDPLRVKRVWKAAVAVASPGALVEVDAHNVAPCFLASQKREYAAATLRPKIHRLLPEFLKPFPDLPTFPAANLDGFAPVDWRAAADFVQADPSVPPVTGIVPGSAAATQVLDDFLRDRLEGYAARRNDPNAGATSGLSPYFHFGQLAPQRAALATLEARSRAKEGADAFLEELVVRRELADNFCLYEPEYDSFEALPEWARKTLAAHAADSRPYLYDRETFAAATTHSALWNAAQRQLSREGRIHGYMRMYWAKKILEWSGSPREALETALFLNDRFALDGRDPNGVVGVLWSVGGLHDRPWANRPVYGQVRYMNERGCRRKFDVDAYVARYPEQAA
- a CDS encoding linear amide C-N hydrolase gives rise to the protein MDNGMLHVAVAALVMALILLVPAGARACTRAVFLGKDGMVITGRSMDWSEDIKSNLWVFPRGMARDGAAGPDSVTWTSKYGSVVASGYDVGTADGLNEKGLAANLLYLAESEYGTPAQGKKLLNIGVWAQYVLDNFATVAEAVKALAPEPFVIVAPALPNGKASTLHLSLSDASGDSAVFEYVGGKLVIHHGRQYQVMTNSPTFDQQLALNAYWNTVGGRAFLPGTARAADRFVRASYFLGLLPQTADAREALAGIVGVLRTVSVPLGVSEPGQPNISPTRWRTFSDQKDLIYFFDSATSPSLFWVKLTDLDFTKGAPVRKLTLTGGEIYSGNAADKFAASAPFVFLPYTPGQ
- the mazG gene encoding nucleoside triphosphate pyrophosphohydrolase, giving the protein MSANTPADALARLQGVLDALLAPDGCPWDKTQTPRSLCDYVIEEAFELVDCIRSDDPAGMAEELGDVMFLLLFIATLAAKHGDFTLADALTVASDKMVRRHPHVFGDVKVETRDELLKNWERIKRAEKDKDHQGLFATLPKGLPPLLKAYRIHSKAARAGFTWESDAAMRQSLDAEKAELDAAVASGDAEAMAEEFGDYLFSLAEYGRRLGLKANSCLDVANNKFLARYNAMEALAKTRGLDLDSLDMTAKNALWDEVKKG